TTCTTGATAACGTTCATCTGCAGAATCCACCACTGTACCTGCTAAATCAATCCCTGGTACCATTGGGTATTCTGGGACAACTTTTGATTTAGGAACTGTAGCTAATCCGTCTTTATAATTTACACTTGAATATGCAACCTTTATGGTTACATCTCCTTTAGGCAAGTCTGCTTCTGTTCGTTGTACTATTTCAGTTGTAACTTTGTCTTCTTGTTTTGTTGCTAGTAATGCACGAAATGTCATAAATAGACTCCCTTCTTTATTTGAAGACTAACCCTTTCACCATACTATGTAATAAACTAAATCAGCAAATGTTGCGCATAAAGTAAAGCATAAACGTCCGTTTACCGGAGTACAAACTGATCCCATAGGACGTGGGTTGGTTCGATGTTGATATAATCGAACCTTTATCTCCCAGATTTTCATCTACGCCTTACATGTAAGAATCACCAACTCATACTACTATCTTTACTATAAAAAAAGAGTAAAGGCAAAACGCTGTACTCTCTGATATAGTTATTGTTGATTGTTGACTTGTTTTTTTAATTCTTCAATCTCTGTCAACAACTCAGAAACCATGTCATCGCTTTTACGCAACTCTTCTCCTAACATTTTGATGGTCTCTTCTTCCCAAGCAAAAGGATCACCTTGCTCTGGAGTTACTGGTAAATCTATATATTCCTCACCATCTAACTCATTCGGTGAAAAATAAATATGAACCTTACACCCATCATCCCCGTTAGCAATTCGTTCCTTAATAGTAACTTTACCATACCCAAAATGACGAGAAGCTATGCCACCAAACACACTGGATGTCATCATGCATAGATGAGGTGCGTCCTTAACTACATCCCCAAATGGACATTGATGAGCTTTCACCACTACACAATCAGGATGAACAGACTCAATTTCGAAATGACCTCCGATTGCATTTTTAATATCTATAATTAGTTCGGCATACTCATCCACAGTTAACGTATGATAATGATTTAAAAAGAACCCCTCTATCCACTCTCCTTTTCGTATCCCTAACTGACGAATGTATTCTTCAGCTTTCGCACCAACACTTCGTTGATGTATGTTGGCATATTGGGTGATTAATTTCGACAAAAAGAGCTGGCTACTTAATTGACTTCCCATCACATTCACCCCTGTTTCTTACCTAACTAAAATGATGTATTTGCTATACTACTATTACACTAAATCCGAGTTTCGTAAACATTTTTCAAAGAATTCAATCAAGCAAACATTTCCTATACATATTTAATGAACTTGGAATGAATAATCCATCTTGAGACAACCTAATACAAAATTAGAAAGAGGTGTCAGGATGGAAAACCAGTCCATGATGGAAGAATACAACACAGCCGATCTATCCGATGAAATGCTCCATGAAATTAAAGCGTTAGAAAACGAATTTAGAAACGAGTCGGATGAGCAGATTATTTTAATTGCATACACTCACAAATAAAAAATTTCCGGGGGGATTACTACAAACACCCCCGGAAATCTTTCACAAAAGGATTTGGTGGAATTCAAATCAATTAATTATTTTATTACGCATAAGTGAATCCCGCTTTGTATGCACAGTGTGTGCTCCTCTCGCTTTTACCCCTCTACTGTAACGGGTTTTAGATTACCTTTACTATAGTGGAAGTATTTGGGGTCTTGTTTCTCCTTGACTACTTTTATAACCTTTTGGTTTCCCTGATTTTTAATCAGAGCGGCCTTACTCGTGGTAGCATCAGCGACATCTGCTTTTTCAAAGTGATCTTTATTCCATCGATAAATCCAAACATATGGAGGTAAAGCTCTCTTAGAATGCGATACAAGCTCTTTCGAATCATCATTGTCAATGTTTATCAAATCACCATTACCTGCTGTTAATAGATTCACTACATTCTCATTTTGGAAGCCTATGACATTCATTTCATTCGATGTAGGTCCCATACCTCCAGTAATGAGTATTTCGGTTTGGTCATCATTGGTAACATCCACTTGTTGTATATCGACCGTATCCATACCATATTGTCCTACAATGCCAATGTCATAATAGGTATCATTTACGTTTAAAATAGCTTTTACCTTTTTCTTTTCGGAATTAGTTTCTTTCTGTTTGGAAAATGGACTATAAAACATTAGGGATCCTTTTTTATCTTTAGTGGTACTAACTGCTTTCGTCCCTACCTTTTCCCATTCATCCTTAGGTTGCGTTGTTTTTAACTTCTTCACGTCAGCGGGCTGGAAGGTTAGTTTCACCTGATTTCCTTCACCCTTTTTAGGTGTTTGCTTTTCTCCATTTGTTTCACTTTCTTGCTGATTTTCCTGACTATTTTGATCTTGTGGTGTCACTTGGTCTTCATTATTACAAGCACTCAACAAGCATATAATACTTGTTCCAATCAGAAATAGCTTCCACTTCATTGTCAAAACCCCTGTCTTATGTATTGTCGTATGTCTATTTCACAAAAGAGAGAGGTTTACACATCTATACTATTATTCAGGACGTATTACTCACAACTCATCTCCGAATCAATCGCGGTTGCTTCCAAATGATAAAACTTAGTAATGCGGCACAAGCCAAAAATGAAGGAAACATATACCCTAAATTATATGTCAGAGAATATACCCAAACAGATGTGTCTTCAGGAGCTAGGTAATCAAAAAACACAATTCCTCCCAAAAAGTGACTACAGAATCGCAGTACACTTCCTAGAAACGTAGCTAATATAAGAATCGTCATAAACTGCTTTGTATGTCTATCATGTAACGCACGATGAATAGAACTAGCAAACAATCCCGCCACTCCTACTAAAGCAAAGGCTAATGGATAATCCGTTATATATTGGAGGGGATGGACAATAAAAGGTTGTATAACAGAATTCAACAAACCAACAAGGACCCCTGTCACGACTCCCCCTTTAACTCCCCATCGAAAAGCCATAATTAAAATAGGAACCATCACAAATGAAATTGATCCCCCTTGGAGCCATAATGGAATAGACAAAAATGGTAGACTTAGAATCAAACCAATAGCAGCAAAAATAGACATTTCTATCATAAACAAAACCCTAGTGTGTTGCATAGTTGTACTCCCCTCCCTTTTTATTGATGCAATCTAGAAAATAAAACAAAAAAGTAAAGCAAGGGATTGCTTCTGAGATGGAGAAGACCTATTTACTATGAACCATCACGAAAGCCACATCCCTACGCTAGTATTACTTAACAGGTCAATAAGGGTTAGAACAAACTCTTCACTCTCAGCCAATTAGGCTCCCCTTGTGGTTTGATACACTGTTTTTTGTCACTAATTATAAGAATATGATTCTATTCTTGCAAGCAAGTCGAGAAGTCGGTTTAGTTTGCTACAGGACGTAACTAAAGAAAAGCGCAAGTGCCCTGTTAGCAACATATATGCTGCGACCAACACGACATAGTTTGGTTCGATGTTGACTAATCGACCGGAGGTTAGGGAAGGATACTAGTTGCTGGAAGTGGCCTATATAAAGGGATATAGGTGTACAAAAAAACATTTTAATAATTTCCTATAAGGAACAAACGTTATCAAATTAGAAAAGAATGCAATTTGATTAATTTTTGTTTGAGATTTCATTTATACAGTAAAATGACAGAGGAACTAAGTCTTTCTTTTCCTTTTTTTACCATTATTTCATTTGTGGATAATAATAGTATTTTTATAGAGGGTATTTATAATATTCTCTATAAAGATTATCAAATATGCTAATTCCGTCAAAAAACGGCTGTGCGAAGCTTCCTTCCTTATCAACTGTCCAGGCTGTAGATAAAACGGAATGACAGTATCCCCACAAGAGTAAGCGATCTTTTTGAAGGGACAATTCTTCTGTAAATACATTTACCCGATCTTTAATAGTTTGGTAAGCATTTTTACCAGGTAAATTATTGAGCATGTATTGGATGAGATCATATTCTCTTTCCCCAACCAGCCCTTTGGGGTCAATAGACATCCATCCATGTTGTTCTGATGCTAGGATATTATAATGATGGAAATCTCCATGCAGAAGCCAGTCATGACGCGCTTATTGATTCAAGTATGTAAAAATTTCAAATGCTTTTTGAAACATCTGAGCTGAAATAGGCCCTAAACCACTAGGATTTTTCCTAACCAGTTCCTCAAGGTTCTCTTCCCTTATTTTTGTAGTATGTAAAGGGCACTCCTTTGGAACCTTTATATGAAGATTTTTCAGTAACCTTGCTGCAATAAGCGTCTCTTTTTGTTCATCCCCTACTTCTGCTAACGTATATCCTGGCGTTAGTTTTTCAAGTATTATGATACCTTTATTAAGATCAAAATCAAAGAGTGCATTCATTCTTTGATTTTGAAATAAGCTAATTGCTATGACTTCATCATGAAACTCAACTCCAGGAATGCACACTTTTACTACAACCTCTTTATTATTCTTCATCGTAGCGGGAGCTACATAATTAATGGATAAATGGTATGGTTCCTCTATCCTCATCTCCCACCTTTCTTCACAATATGAGAGCAGGGATGGCAATTCGTTTATCCATCTCTCTCCCTGTTCATTAAAATGAAGCCGGACATTTTTCATAAATGATTCTTGTTTTATCACCATTATACCCCCTTCCATTTAAAAGAAAATGTATTGATTTACATGTCCTTAGTACGAGCAGAAGCTTAGCTGCATTTTCCTACATTCAGTTTTGCAGAGCGTGTAAAAACGGACTTATTTTTTTAATAAGCCCGTTTTCCTTTACTATCCTCGCTCATATGGTTTAATCAATGAATATAACATATGAATGTAAGGTAAGCTTATGCCGGCTTTTTGTGCTAACCTTAATGCCCCACCTTGCAAATGATCCACTTCTAGAGGCAAGCCTTTACGTTTATCTTGATGCATAGAAGAAGTAGCTTCATCTGGTAATGATTCAAATTTTAAAATCCCTGCTTGAATACTTTCCTCCCTTAACGGAATATCAAAAGCATTTGCTAAAATCTTCATTTCCTTTAAGACATTCTTAGTGGCTTCATACGTTACTTGCTCTTCACGTATGGTTCCAACAGTAAAGTTCCCAGCTGTTGTAACACCCGAAAACGCAGTGATAAACATGTACTTCTTCCAAAGATCTTCCATAATATGTTGACTTTGTTTCGCTCTCATATTCGCATCAGCACAAACATGTTCTAATTGATTGCATAGTTCATGTTGCGAAAAATGAAGGGGGCCGAAATGAATGTCATGTAACTGACTGGAATGAACTACATGCCCTTTTTCATCTAATGTTGCAATAATATATGACAATCCACCTATAACGTTCTCTTCACCTAACTCATCCTGCAACGTGTAAATGTGTTCAATTCCGTTTAACAAAGGCAATACTTTAGCACCTTTTTGTACCAAATCCTTCAACTCTGGTATTGCACCTTGTAAATGATAACCCTTTACTGCCAAGATCACTAAATCTGTAAATTCTATGTCACTTACGTCCTCTACCACAAAAGGTTGTTCAAGGGTGTAATCTCCTTGAACACTATGTAGGTGCACCCCATGTTTGCGTAATTGTTCAGATCTTCTAGAGCGAACTAAATATTGAACCTGGTGTCCGATTTGCTCCCATCGAACTCCGAAATAAGCTCCTATGGCTCCTGCTCCAAGTATTGTTATATTCAATTCATCCACCTCTTTTCACAATTAGTGTATCAGAAAACGCTACCTTTTGGTTACAATTCCCCCTACATTAACATTAATCACTCTACGTTTATGATACCTCTACCAGCATCACACTTCACAAAAAACCCTAAAAAAAGTCTGCTCTGATAATAGAGCAGACTTTTAACACTTGTTATTCTAATCTTCTAAAATAGCTTCTGATCCACAACTGTCGTATCTACTTCTGAACCAAACCAAATGTTGAGTTTGTTTTTTGCTTTCTGTTTCACTTCCTCATCAATGTACATGGAAACTTGCAGCAACGCTGCCCCTAACGCTCCAAAATCGTCCGTATAGCCAACTCCCGCAGCAAAATCCGGAATAAGATCAAAAGGTAAGATAAAGTAACCTAATGATCCGATAATCGTTGTTCGAACCCAAACTGGCAGATCATTCTTTTGTAACGTGTAATATAAAAGCAATGCAGCGTAGACTACTGAATGTCCTGCTTTTTTGGCAAACAATTGTAATTTGCTCCAAAATTCATCTTTGGAAAAAAACTTATCCTTACCAGTTGTTGACGGTACAATTTGTTGGTTTAGATTTTTTTCCATATATATACCTCCTTGTTACTCAATGCCATGATAGTATCTAGAGAAACCTTGATTTTTAATCTATGTTTACCAATAACTAACCTTAGTAACCTTTTCCCTATCTTTACATTTCTATTTATATAATAAGCTATTTTTTTATTATATAGATGGTTTGCAATTGAAATATGATGGGTATTATATAAATAAATAATATAACATTTCTCATTACAACTTAAATCTACTAAATAGAAGCTATTTTGATAAAAAAAATAACCTCTCCTGAAACCGAAGAGGCTATTCATTCGTCTTATTTATAAATACTATTATTGATTCATAGCTTGATATAATGCCACTGAAAATGCTGCGCGAGTTGTAGCAGCGCTTGACTTGAATGAATCTGCTTTGAAGTATCCAGATTCATCAGAAGCACTAAGAAGTTCAATAGCATGGTTATCATCACCATTTGTCGTTTGTACTTTATCTGCTAATTTTTCTTCCAAATCAAATGCTCTATTCATCATAATCGCCATTTGCCAGCGTGCGATTGTTTCGTCTGGTTTGAAGTTGCCATCTGGAAAGCCTTTAATGATACCTGTTTTCTTCATAGCTGCAATGTCTTCAGCAAATGTGTGATTTTCTGCTACATCTGGGAAAGAAACAGATGAATTTGTATCTACTTTTAATGCATTGTTAATAAGAGCTGCCGCCTGACCACGAGAAATGGAAACATCAGGCTTAAAAGTGCCATCTCTATAACCATTAATGATTTTTGAAGCTGTAAGAGTCTTAACTGCTTCAAATGCCTTGTTATCTTCAGAAAGATCTGGGAATAACTCATTTTTATCAAAGTCTGCTACTCTACGAGCCGTAGCATATTTAGGTCCCCAATAAGGATTATCCAAAGATACAACATCAACACCCTCACTTGATGTAGCACTAATAAATTTATTGTTACCTACATAAATTCCTACATGGGAAATGCCTTGCTTATATGTATTCTTAAAGAATATTAAATCTCCAACTTTTAAATTAGATTTACTAACCTTTTCTCCTACGTTAGCTTGTGATCCAGTTGTACGAGGAATATCAATGTCCATCTTCTTAAACATATACTGCGTAAAGCCTGAGCAATCAAAACCGTTAGGTGATGCTCCTCCAAAAACGTAAGGTGTACCCATATGGTTTTTTGCAGCTGCAATTAAATTTTCTCCTTCAGATGCTGCCGAAACTTCTTGCGCATGACCAAATCCTAGTATCAGCGCTATCGCCATCCCCATTGCCAAAAGGTGTCTTTTCAAAATGCTCACTCTCCATCTCTTTATCTAATTTGTTCGACTTATGCTGTTAGAACCAATTCTACCAAAAAAATGGGCGACATAACTTTACAGGTTTATTACATTTTCTTTTCAGAGATATCAAAATAAGCTTCCCTATATTCATATTCAACTTAAAAGTATCACACATTAACAAGTTTCGAGTTCAATGTATGGGGAATAATGACAATGAAACATTGAATTAGGGGGGTATCACATTGAAACCATTTGTAAGAGAATATACGAATGATGAAAAACTTCAAAACGATGTACAAAAACTTTCTAATCACGGAATCCACAAAGATAATATTTATGTAATGAGTCATGATGATGATCGTACAGAACGAATCGCAAACAATTCTGATGCAAATACAGTTGGCTTTAAAGAACAAAATATCAGTGAAACTGTAGGAAATATGCTTAACAAAAAAGGAGATGAGCTTCGTAATAAGCTTCAGGACCTAGGCTTATTCGAAACAGAAGCAGAAACGTATGAGGAACGCCTTGACGAAGGTAAAGTACTATTACTTATTACAGAGACTGAAGATGTAGACAACATTATCTAATTACTAATTAATCTGGAGCATTCCACCCGAATGCTCCTTTATTTTTTGCTAGGGCAAAGAAGGGCACGCCCATTGGCGACGTATGGAGTGTAGTCTAAACAACGTATTGATTCAATGTTGCTGCGTAAAACGGGCTACTCTACTTTATGATTTCCGATAAAAATAAAAACGATTTGTAACAAATTTGTAATGTTTTGTATTACATACTTATTGCTCAGATTTTTTAAGAACCCCCTTCCGCAAAACTAATTTCAATTTCTTATTCTGGTAAGCACTCACATTGACATTAACACCTTAACGATTTAACGTATAAGAGGTTTAAATAGCGATAGCGCTAATATTTAATTCATTCTATACATCAACGTTTAGGAAGAGGTGACATCATGAAGCAATCTGCCCAAGCAAACCCGCTTTCTTTATTACCTTTTATCGTCTTTTTAGCAACTTTTTTTCTGGCTGGAATGATAACAGGAGATTTTTATCAAGTTTCTATGTTAATACCCGCAGTATTAGCAGCTATTACATCATTACTTATCTCCAAAAAGATAAGTCTATCATCTAGAGTTGAACAGTTTGCTCAAGGTGCAGGACACCCAGATATCATGATTATGGTTATGATTTTTCTATTGTCTGGAGCATTTTCTGCAGTGGCAAATGGAATTGGTTCTGTCGATTCGACCGTTAATTTTGCTTTAACCTATTTACCTCAAAATATGATTATTGTGGGAATTTTTATTATTGGCAGTTTTATATCACTAGCCATGGGTACTTCAGTAGGAACCATATCTGCATTGGCACCTATTGCAGTGGGAATTAGCGGCGAAACTGAACTTCCAACAGCAATTACTGTTGCTACGGTTGTGGGCGGAGCAATGTTTGGAGACAACTTATCTATTATTTCTGACACTACCATTGCAGCAGTACGTACGCAAAAAACAGAAATGAAAGATAAGTTTAAAACCAATTTTTTCATCGTAATGCCTGCAGCCTTTATTACCATAGGCACTCTTTTTGTAATAACATTAGGAAGTACCTCTACTGTATCTGCAGAATCATTTGAATGGGTGAATATTCTTCCATACCTCGGGGTACTTATTGCTGCATTATTAGGAGCTAATGTTCTAGCAGTATTACTGGGAGGTATCCTCTTAGCAGGTATAATAGGATTGACAACATCAGACTATTCTCTAATGAAGTTTATGGAACAAATTACATCGGGAATGACTGGTATGGCTGAATTGATCTTATTAACTATCATTCTAGGCGGCATAGTAGCTATGATCCAAAATAATGGTGGTATTCAATTTATCATGAATGCATTATCGAAAGGTGTTCGTTCAAAAAAAGGTGCCGAGGCTAGTATTGCAGGTCTTGTCAGTACGACAAACTTAGCTACAGCAAATAATACCATTGCCATCATTACAACAGGACAACTCGTAAAACAAATCTCAGATAATTATCAAATAGACCCTCGTAAATCTGCTAGCTTACTTGATATCTTTTCTTGTACAATACAAGGTTTAATCCCATATGGTGCACAGTTACTAACTGCAGCACAGTTTGGTGAAATATCACCCTTAGCCATAATCCCATATTCCTTTTACCCAATGTTAATAGCAGTGATGGGGACTATTGCCATATCAACTAATTTCCCGAGGTTTAAAACATCATCTTAAGTAATAATGTGTGGCCCGATCATTAGGGCCACAATTTTTTCCCTTTCAAAAATTTAATTTTTTACTGCATAAAGAATAAATTGCTCCAAACGCTCCTAGCGACTAGCAACTTCCTCACCCTCATCACGGTAAGTCAACATCTGATAGCTAACGCTCTTCGTGTTTAATTTATCTCAAAAGAACTTAGAAGTGGTTCTATTAAAACACTACGTCACGCAGCAACTTCAAACCAACCTACGTCTTGTGGGCAGCAAGTTTGTACGTCGCTAAACGGACTCTCAGAGCTCTTCTTTAAAAAATTTCATAAAAGTGAATCCTATTTAAAAGTCGTCACGTCTTATACATGAACGCACTATTAATCATAGGATTCATTAGCGAAAGGATGACGCAGGATGGGAGAACAAATTATGGTCAAAAAACATCCTTCTCATCAAGAAGAGGCAGTAAATGTACTAGAAATGGACTCTACTGAAGCTCTTGAAAAAATTATGGATGAATATGGAGACGATGTGAAACGATTTATTTACACTTATGTAAAAAATCAAGCAGATACGGATGATATTACTCAAGAAACGTTTCTTACCGTATATAAAAAGCTACACACTTTTCAGCATAAGTCTTCCCTTCGAACATGGATTTTTTCGATAGCGATTAATAAGAGTAAGGATTATTTGAGGAGTTTTCATACTCGTCACGACAATCTGTTTCAAAAAATGATTACGTATCTTACGGAGTCACAAGATAATGAGACACCAGAAAAACAGATTGTGGATGAAAGCGAGTCACATGAATTTATGACATTCATTTTACAACTCCCCATTAAGTATCGTGAAGTGCTGATTCTCTATTATTTTAATGATTTTTCTATTAAGGAAATCTCTCATTCTCTTAACCAAAAAGAATCAAGTGTTAAGACTCGTTTGAATCGAGCGCGAACCAGACTAGCGAATATCCTTGAGGAAAGAAGCAATCAAAGGAGTGATCTGTCATGAGCTTGGATCAAAAATTGAGAGGTATGAAAAATCATTATAAAGAAGAGATACCGACATCATTTTCATCGAAGGACAAAGAGGATGTATTTAAAACCATAAGTCAGGAAACATACCCTAAACGACCAAAATTCACCACATATTTATTAAAGCCTGCTGCAATTACCGTATGTACAACTGTAACCCTTTTAATCGGTGGTCTGACTGTTAATCAAATTGGTGATATGGAAGGTTCTTTTACAACACAACCTTTTGTCGTAGAAAATCATGATGTTCGGGATTCCATTAGCAATAAGAGTATATCCACACAAAATTCATCGGACACCTCTTTTGGAGGTGGAGGATCAATAGCTGTTCCTCAACAAACGCCTGAAATGAAATCCGAAAGTTATGACTATGATTCCCTGAAGCCTGGAGATCAAGTTGATGCAATGACTTTAAAAGAAATTAGACAAGAATCTCCAAGGACATATACGTTTAGTGGAGATGTCGTTGTTTCAGGAACACTCCGAAAAAAGGATGATACAGATGAATATCTGTTTCATATAAATGATTTAACCAAATCTAAGCTCCCTTTCTCAAAAGATCAAACAGGGATGATGTTGGTTGAATTAAACAATGCAGATGCTATTGTTAACACTCTGCAAGATGGCACTAAGAATGATGCTTATATGAAGTTTGTTATTTCTGAATATGTACACACGGAAGGATCAACTTCCTCCCCTATTGTAAGATCCATTACCGTGGATGGCATTATTCAGAACGGGGAATATCAAAAGGTCACTTCCCCATGAGTAAGTTTCCTCCCTATTCAAGATTAAACGAATAAAAGAAATGCCATGCAAGCTCCGGTTAGCGATAAGGCCGGGGCTATCTTTTTGTCCAATTCTCACATCTCCCCACCTATTAGCAAAGGGATAATTAACACAATAGTTCCAACTACAATCAACACCATCCCTCCAACTCTTGCTATTATTTCATCCTGATTATCATTTAATCGATTCAAAGTCAGTATTTTAAATCGTAACAGAAAACCTATGGTTACCATGACCATTCCAATCAATAAAACTATGGCATTCCAAAGCAACGCTAACACATCCTTTTATTATAAGAATAGGTTATCCTAATTACCTCAATAAACACATAAAGAAAAGCGAAAGCGCCAGTTCAGCGTCGTATCTGCTGATACCTACACGACATAAGTTGGTGGAACGATGTTGCTGCGTGACGTAGCGGTCTTAATCGACCCTCCATTTTTCCAGAACTTCACCTGATTCCATAGGAGATAAAGCAAACACGAAAATCGTAAGAGATACGATATTGCCTTATTCTAAGGAGTTGAGGGAAGCACAGTAGTTGCTGGGATCTGAACATATGCATGGCCTATATAACTTATTAGGTTATACACAAGTCTATATTTTTATTAATCCTAGCACATAAAAAGAACGTCAGGTAAATACCTGACGTTCTCGCACCTTTTAGTAATGTAGTTTATCTAATTTTGTTTCTACTTCTAGAAAGGCTAATAGGCTTTGAGCAAATTGTGCTTTCGTTACATCCTCATTAGGATTAAAGCTACTATCTTCTGAGTTAAGAATTCCTAATTTAGTTGCCAACGCAACGTGACCTTCGAATTCCATATCACCTGAATCATTGAAACCAGATTGGAATACCCCATCCATGCTCGCAAGTTTGTCATATCCTAGTGCTGTAACTAACAGTTTCGCCACAAATTCGCGCTCTGCATCCTCATCAGGATTGAAATTATCAGCATCATGATCAAGCATATTTCGTTGAATTGCTGTTAAAATATATCGATAATTCTCATTTTCTTTTGATACATCATCAAACATATCGATATCTTGTGAAGAATAATAACGATCATATCCTAGTGCAACCATCATATACTTAACAAGTTCACCACGAGAAACCGTTTGATCAGGATTCACATTACCTTCATCATCCAGCTTAAATACTCCATATTCAACCATGGTAAATAACGCTTCTTCCGCTTTATGATCATCAATATCTTTAGGTTTTTGTCTACCATTTGTATATTCTTTTCCTGTTTCTGCATTAATCCATTTCCCTGTTTTAGCATCATAAAACACATTATACTGGGAAATATCTCGTGTAGGTTGGTAAACAAGCATTGCATCTGTAACACGCTCTTCATCTTCTCTGGTTCTTGGTAAATGGTAACTTAGATCCATTGAATAATGAGATAGAATATCTTCTTTAGCTTTGTCTTTTGATAATACATCGTCTTCACTCGGGAATTCTAAATCATTCCAACGCATGTTATAGCGAAGCAATTCACCATTTTTGGTGGAAATGGAAACTCTCGCCTCATTACCTTCAACTAATATTCCATTTTCTTTACGAACAAATGTTACATCATAGGCAATCGGTTTATCACTGCCATTATATGTGCTTTCTTGTACTGTTGTTGCATATAAATGATCTAGCTTCGAAGGCGCAGCTTTTTTCACGACTTCTAGTGCTTTCTCTTTAGCTTCATCTTTCGTTGTGTTCACTTCAAAGTCTTTTGGTAATACCTCGCCATAGCGATACATCATATCATCTTGAAATCTCAATACTTGTCCTGTTTTCGCATCCACTTGGATACTAAGACTCATTGGAGCTGCTTGCTCTTGATCTCTATAATGAAATCTCCAGGTAGGGTTCTCAGATGGCATAGGACTATAATCTTCATAACGAGCATCTTCAAGAGTATATTTGTCTGGAATATCAAATGTATCCTCAACTACTTGAATCGCTTCTTTTTGTGTAAGCTCTTCGCCAGGTACTT
This genomic stretch from Pontibacillus yanchengensis harbors:
- a CDS encoding sigma-70 family RNA polymerase sigma factor — protein: MGEQIMVKKHPSHQEEAVNVLEMDSTEALEKIMDEYGDDVKRFIYTYVKNQADTDDITQETFLTVYKKLHTFQHKSSLRTWIFSIAINKSKDYLRSFHTRHDNLFQKMITYLTESQDNETPEKQIVDESESHEFMTFILQLPIKYREVLILYYFNDFSIKEISHSLNQKESSVKTRLNRARTRLANILEERSNQRSDLS
- a CDS encoding YcdB/YcdC domain-containing protein; the encoded protein is MKKKWMSGVLCTALLAGSVTPTLAETSSNVKVENMKTAALQQAIKDADVSREEAIEKAKSFVDLSEDYQNENVRFDNNMNGVTVWSVSWSKQEDGNHHHIDVRVDAETGDVISMNKHFHGEQPNRAFSPDFEYEKAVSIAKNYIVDEFPDKMGKLSLDEQANERYQERPLRQQDAYRVHFNQKVNDIQFDQNNIQIEVGADGEVRGFHYSWRSDVSFEEPENVLSNEKAFDLLEEQMNVELRYHIDPYLEKRTGEKVEPSLKYTPVLNDYEHDLPAYMDAQSGDWLNYEGKLLSEVEEPYEVAEEPIAKETASKEVPGEELTQKEAIQVVEDTFDIPDKYTLEDARYEDYSPMPSENPTWRFHYRDQEQAAPMSLSIQVDAKTGQVLRFQDDMMYRYGEVLPKDFEVNTTKDEAKEKALEVVKKAAPSKLDHLYATTVQESTYNGSDKPIAYDVTFVRKENGILVEGNEARVSISTKNGELLRYNMRWNDLEFPSEDDVLSKDKAKEDILSHYSMDLSYHLPRTREDEERVTDAMLVYQPTRDISQYNVFYDAKTGKWINAETGKEYTNGRQKPKDIDDHKAEEALFTMVEYGVFKLDDEGNVNPDQTVSRGELVKYMMVALGYDRYYSSQDIDMFDDVSKENENYRYILTAIQRNMLDHDADNFNPDEDAEREFVAKLLVTALGYDKLASMDGVFQSGFNDSGDMEFEGHVALATKLGILNSEDSSFNPNEDVTKAQFAQSLLAFLEVETKLDKLHY